Proteins found in one Vulgatibacter sp. genomic segment:
- a CDS encoding DUF4912 domain-containing protein, with translation MAELKDLKNMTLRALRELARSVVGPGHPNLETRSELIEAITAAMGRKRPAAAPGAEERPAADAGDEHAWEQGPGSPGSAREPRPEGFFVSRVRGEKAAHDAPHALTEDRLAEPGALDEELEAEAAAEEALAEAPAAPAYDEGLGELPWSYGDDALIVLPRDPYTLWVYWDYAHHTVQEAMRGLENPHARMRVFEQGRLVRELDFALESRSFYINELAPGRHYRVELFFYGTNGGQNRIGKPSNTIGLPPRGPSPVLDDRFVMLSWGMPLSRRHDLFSRAQAEAGFSGEERDALHSASAGRPLGASENLPPGVPGGGSSSARPWSGTRYEGA, from the coding sequence GTGGCAGAGCTCAAGGACCTGAAGAACATGACCCTGCGGGCTCTCCGCGAGCTCGCGCGCAGCGTTGTGGGGCCGGGTCACCCGAACCTCGAGACCCGCTCCGAGCTGATCGAGGCAATCACCGCGGCGATGGGACGGAAGCGCCCCGCTGCAGCACCTGGAGCCGAGGAGAGGCCCGCCGCCGACGCCGGCGACGAGCACGCGTGGGAGCAGGGGCCTGGAAGCCCTGGGAGCGCCCGCGAGCCACGCCCCGAAGGCTTTTTCGTCTCCCGCGTCCGCGGCGAGAAGGCGGCCCACGACGCGCCGCACGCCCTCACCGAGGATCGCCTCGCCGAGCCGGGGGCCCTCGACGAGGAGCTCGAGGCAGAGGCCGCTGCGGAGGAGGCGCTCGCGGAGGCGCCCGCAGCGCCGGCCTACGACGAGGGGCTGGGCGAGCTGCCCTGGTCCTATGGCGACGATGCGCTGATCGTGCTGCCCCGGGATCCCTACACGCTCTGGGTCTACTGGGACTACGCCCACCACACGGTGCAGGAAGCGATGCGCGGCCTGGAGAATCCGCACGCGCGGATGCGGGTCTTCGAGCAGGGGCGTCTCGTGCGCGAGCTCGACTTCGCGCTCGAATCCCGATCCTTCTACATCAACGAGCTGGCGCCGGGCCGGCACTACCGGGTGGAGCTCTTCTTCTACGGCACCAACGGCGGGCAGAACCGGATCGGCAAGCCGTCCAACACCATCGGCCTTCCGCCGCGGGGGCCGTCACCGGTCCTCGACGATCGCTTCGTGATGCTGTCGTGGGGCATGCCGCTCTCCCGCCGCCACGATCTCTTCAGCAGGGCACAGGCGGAGGCGGGCTTCTCCGGCGAGGAGCGCGACGCGCTCCATTCCGCCAGCGCGGGAAGGCCCCTCGGCGCCTCGGAAAATCTGCCGCCCGGCGTTCCCGGCGGCGGCAGCTCGAGCGCTCGCCCCTGGTCCGGCACCCGTTACGAGGGAGCGTAG
- a CDS encoding glycoside hydrolase family 57 protein — translation MQGYLILQLHAHLPFVRHPEHEHFLEEDWLYEAITETYIPLISRFEKLAEEGIPFRVTMTMTPPLVQMLRDELLQNRYSRHIDKLCELADKEVHRTRSGDPRIHKSAQFYQHHFNHTRWLWHERYRKDIVGAMRRLQDQGCLEIITCGATHGFLPLMQIHPEAVRAQITVAAVHYRHHFGRDPVGIWLPECGYYPGVERFLAAEGIRYFFVDTHGILDATPRPRYGVYAPLYTSAGVAAFGRDPESSEQVWSAETGYPGHPDYREFYRDVGYDLDYDYIRPYIQATGERKNTGIKYHRITGKNPHKDFYDWEAAFARADEHASNFMFNRTKQIEHLAGVMGDERKPVVLAPYDAELYGHWWFEGPVFLEMFIRKAVHDQKTFKLAAASDYLRENPGQQVATPPLCSWGAGGYAGVWLDGSNDWIYRHLHKAAERMISLARDYNEPTDLERRALNQSARELLLAQSSDWAFIMKTGTMVEYAVRRTKEHVLRFNRLHDQIRSGMIDEGWLAWTESRDNIFPEIDYRVYRPL, via the coding sequence ATGCAGGGTTACCTCATCCTCCAGTTGCACGCACACCTGCCGTTCGTCCGCCATCCCGAGCACGAGCATTTCCTCGAGGAGGATTGGCTCTACGAGGCGATCACCGAGACGTACATCCCGCTCATCTCCCGCTTCGAGAAGCTGGCGGAGGAGGGGATCCCGTTTCGCGTGACGATGACGATGACGCCGCCGCTCGTGCAGATGCTCCGCGACGAGCTGCTCCAGAACCGCTACAGCCGGCACATCGACAAGCTCTGCGAGCTCGCCGACAAGGAAGTGCACCGGACGCGCAGCGGCGATCCCCGGATCCACAAGTCGGCGCAGTTCTACCAGCACCACTTCAACCACACCCGCTGGCTGTGGCACGAGCGCTACCGCAAGGACATCGTCGGCGCGATGCGCCGGCTCCAGGACCAGGGCTGCCTCGAGATCATCACCTGCGGCGCGACCCACGGCTTCCTGCCGCTCATGCAGATCCACCCCGAGGCGGTGCGGGCGCAGATCACCGTGGCGGCGGTCCACTACCGGCACCACTTCGGCCGGGATCCGGTGGGCATCTGGCTGCCGGAGTGCGGCTACTACCCCGGCGTCGAGCGCTTCCTCGCCGCCGAGGGGATCCGCTACTTCTTCGTCGACACCCACGGCATCCTCGATGCCACCCCCCGTCCGCGCTACGGCGTCTACGCGCCGCTCTACACCTCTGCAGGCGTCGCCGCCTTCGGCCGCGATCCCGAGTCGAGCGAGCAGGTCTGGAGCGCAGAGACCGGTTACCCCGGGCACCCCGACTACCGGGAGTTCTACCGGGACGTGGGCTACGACCTCGACTACGACTACATCCGTCCCTACATCCAGGCCACCGGCGAGCGGAAGAACACCGGCATCAAATACCACCGCATCACCGGCAAGAATCCGCACAAGGATTTCTACGACTGGGAGGCGGCGTTCGCCCGGGCCGACGAGCACGCGTCGAACTTCATGTTCAACAGGACCAAGCAGATCGAGCATCTCGCCGGCGTGATGGGCGACGAGCGCAAGCCCGTGGTCCTCGCCCCCTACGACGCGGAGCTCTACGGCCACTGGTGGTTCGAGGGGCCGGTCTTCCTGGAGATGTTCATCCGCAAGGCCGTGCACGATCAGAAGACGTTCAAGCTGGCCGCGGCCTCCGACTATCTCCGCGAGAACCCGGGGCAGCAGGTGGCGACGCCGCCGCTCTGCTCCTGGGGTGCCGGCGGCTATGCCGGGGTCTGGCTCGACGGCTCCAACGACTGGATCTACCGCCACCTCCACAAGGCGGCGGAGCGGATGATCTCGCTGGCGCGCGATTACAACGAGCCCACCGACCTGGAGCGCAGGGCGCTCAACCAGTCGGCCCGGGAGCTCCTGCTCGCGCAGTCCTCCGACTGGGCCTTCATCATGAAGACCGGCACCATGGTCGAGTACGCGGTGCGCCGGACCAAGGAGCACGTGCTCCGCTTCAACCGCCTCCACGACCAGATCCGCTCCGGGATGATCGACGAGGGCTGGCTCGCGTGGACCGAGTCGCGGGACAACATCTTCCCCGAGATCGACTACCGCGTGTACCGGCCGCTCTGA
- a CDS encoding peptide chain release factor-like protein, whose amino-acid sequence MLRAMRYDTSREAMERDSQVEFYNSGGPGGQKKNKTDNAVRLRHEPSGAVVTASEERSRIRNLERAWERLAARLEQLNYVPKKRRPTRPTLGSQRRRIEGKVKRGSVKRMRGSVRDD is encoded by the coding sequence ATGTTGCGTGCGATGCGCTACGACACGAGCCGCGAGGCCATGGAGCGGGACAGCCAGGTCGAGTTCTACAACTCCGGCGGCCCGGGCGGACAGAAGAAGAACAAGACGGACAACGCGGTGCGGCTGCGCCACGAGCCCTCGGGCGCGGTGGTCACCGCCTCCGAGGAGCGGAGCCGGATCCGGAACCTCGAGAGGGCCTGGGAGCGACTCGCCGCGCGACTCGAACAGCTGAACTACGTCCCGAAGAAGCGGCGCCCCACCCGGCCCACCCTCGGCTCGCAGCGGCGCCGGATCGAGGGCAAGGTGAAACGCGGCTCGGTCAAGCGGATGCGCGGCTCCGTGCGGGACGACTGA
- a CDS encoding metallophosphoesterase family protein, giving the protein MLLAHLTDIHVADERDYADGWKAKVRKHSEQLLDRLLADLASFRPDHVVLTGDITQTARRDEFERARAYIDAHLPGIRVTALPGNHDRWSEAAVVGRFFERTFGDFSLCDLGGEGFPFCHLLGRDVALVALDSSPFVPGANPADVKGYVAPAQLERLRQLAADERLRSRMLVVLIHHHLRLSKEDEQAVDPKDPTPLENAPDVLAALQQANVGLVLHGHRHKEMRLDLILGDRPVPVLCPGSATRVDQRPDRTGRYGLYRIEAGRLAGARTRAWDASAGRFDWA; this is encoded by the coding sequence GTGCTCCTGGCCCACCTGACCGACATCCACGTCGCCGACGAGCGCGACTACGCCGACGGCTGGAAGGCGAAGGTGCGCAAGCACTCCGAGCAGCTGCTCGATCGCCTCCTCGCCGATCTGGCCTCGTTCCGGCCGGATCACGTGGTCCTCACCGGCGACATCACCCAGACCGCCCGCCGTGACGAATTCGAGCGGGCGCGGGCCTACATCGACGCGCACCTGCCGGGGATCCGCGTGACCGCGCTGCCGGGCAACCACGACCGGTGGAGCGAGGCGGCGGTGGTGGGGCGCTTCTTCGAGCGGACCTTCGGCGACTTCAGCCTCTGCGACCTGGGCGGCGAGGGCTTCCCCTTCTGCCATCTGCTGGGGCGGGACGTGGCGCTGGTGGCGCTCGATTCCTCCCCCTTCGTGCCCGGTGCCAACCCCGCGGACGTGAAGGGCTACGTGGCCCCGGCGCAGCTCGAGCGGCTGCGGCAGCTGGCTGCGGACGAGCGACTCCGCTCCCGGATGCTGGTGGTCCTGATCCACCACCACCTGCGCCTCTCGAAGGAGGACGAGCAGGCCGTCGATCCCAAGGATCCGACGCCGCTGGAGAACGCACCGGACGTCCTCGCCGCGCTGCAGCAGGCGAACGTCGGCCTCGTGCTCCACGGCCACCGGCACAAGGAGATGCGCCTCGACCTGATCCTCGGCGACAGGCCCGTGCCGGTGCTCTGTCCGGGCAGCGCCACCCGCGTGGACCAGCGCCCGGATCGCACCGGCCGCTACGGCCTCTACCGGATCGAGGCGGGCCGCCTGGCAGGGGCGCGCACCCGTGCGTGGGACGCGAGCGCCGGCCGCTTCGACTGGGCCTGA
- a CDS encoding glycosyltransferase family 4 protein has translation MDRSIRQGASPRLRVAVVSTPFVAVPPVRYGGTELVVAELVRRLELRGHEVVLFATGDSQVDCTCRSLFATPVWPPEPLAELAHASWAADAIRRSARPFDVVHAHVATFLPFARTLDDVPVVYTMHHDRDERLSRFYAALPPGVQYVAISAMQAALHPELPRRVVVHHGLDPALYPFGPEGQGYLAFLGRFAEVKGPHTAIEVAGRLGRELRMGGRPHPDDAGFQDRVLRQLLDQDHVRPLGELGHGGKIRLLGGADALLFPIAWEEPFGLVMIEAMLCGCPVVAFRGGAVEEVVEPGLTGFVARDGDDMVRLVRDEVPRLDRRRVRARAIERFSSRRMADAYVDVYREAIAARGAQAAFPWKEVPCP, from the coding sequence GTGGACCGGTCCATTCGGCAGGGCGCGTCGCCGCGGCTTCGGGTCGCGGTGGTCTCGACGCCCTTCGTTGCGGTCCCGCCCGTACGCTACGGGGGAACCGAGCTGGTGGTCGCAGAGCTGGTCCGGCGCCTCGAACTCCGTGGCCACGAGGTGGTGCTCTTCGCCACCGGCGACTCGCAGGTCGATTGCACCTGCCGCTCGCTCTTCGCCACGCCGGTCTGGCCGCCGGAGCCACTCGCCGAGCTGGCGCATGCGTCGTGGGCGGCGGACGCGATTCGACGCAGCGCCCGACCATTCGACGTCGTCCACGCCCACGTCGCCACCTTTCTGCCCTTCGCCCGGACGCTGGACGACGTGCCGGTGGTCTACACGATGCACCACGACCGGGACGAGCGGCTCAGCCGCTTCTACGCGGCCCTCCCGCCCGGCGTGCAGTACGTGGCCATCTCCGCCATGCAGGCGGCCCTGCACCCCGAGCTTCCGCGGCGGGTGGTGGTCCACCACGGTCTCGATCCGGCGCTCTATCCCTTCGGCCCGGAAGGGCAGGGCTACCTCGCCTTCCTCGGCAGATTCGCCGAGGTGAAGGGACCCCACACGGCAATCGAAGTCGCCGGCCGGCTCGGCAGGGAGCTGCGCATGGGCGGCAGGCCGCACCCCGACGACGCCGGCTTCCAGGACCGGGTGCTCCGCCAGCTGCTGGATCAGGATCACGTGCGCCCCCTCGGGGAGCTCGGCCACGGTGGGAAGATCCGGCTCCTCGGCGGCGCCGACGCGCTGCTCTTTCCCATCGCGTGGGAGGAGCCCTTCGGGCTGGTGATGATCGAGGCGATGCTCTGCGGCTGCCCGGTGGTGGCGTTCCGCGGCGGCGCCGTCGAGGAGGTGGTGGAGCCGGGCCTCACCGGCTTCGTCGCCAGGGACGGCGACGACATGGTGCGGCTGGTGCGCGACGAGGTGCCGCGGCTCGATCGGCGCCGGGTCCGCGCCCGTGCCATCGAGCGCTTCTCCAGCCGGCGCATGGCCGATGCCTACGTCGACGTCTACCGCGAGGCGATCGCGGCGCGCGGGGCACAGGCGGCGTTCCCCTGGAAGGAGGTTCCGTGCCCATGA
- a CDS encoding glycogen debranching N-terminal domain-containing protein, protein MRQRAARRPGEPISGAELFGYDDPSLAGESTAVEKLTLKSGDHFAVTNRRGDIAPAGARDMGFFREDTRFLSYLELSVSGGPPVVLSTQTSTDYVTQIDMTVTTRAFGGIFLGDPVNFLHLRREQLVHEQFVDRYTLTNFVTHPIDFWLELAWAADFADVFEIRGMRREARGQYRVPEIQGDAVIARYLGRDGRRYRSEITLRGGPSEIEAQRARFDLHLEPNASAVVELRVAARFDDEPSVEHLPYEVQAESARGVYRTWRHACTSIETGDAYFDAGLAQSIADLRALQSERGGEPVIAAGIPWYTCPFGRDTLLTAYEAMPVAPQLARDALVYLAAHQGTKIDPERDEEPGKILHEVRTGEMARAGEIPHTPYYGTVDATPLWLILLSEYFLWTDDRSAVSELLPAAARALQWIDEWGDPDGDGFVEYEKKGARGLDNQGWKDSRDGVIFADGTVARGPIALVEVQGYVFDAKRRMAQLYRRFGIPEEATRLAAEAQAMAQRIDERFWMEEKGTYAEALDGEKRQVDAITSNPGHLLWCRAAVPERARRVGEVLLGRGMFSGWGIRTLASGQLAYNPLSYHNGTVWPHDNALCAMGLANYGMNGLAVEVLEGLYLASRHFRHHRLPELFCGLGRRQGDFPVHYPVACSPQAWSSAAFFLLLRACLGLQPDAPRRTLQIQNPRLPHWLEDVHVRGMQIGPGRVSLHFTRTGEGTFAAVSAMEGEPLRVRIDLAI, encoded by the coding sequence ATGAGACAGCGCGCTGCACGGCGGCCGGGCGAGCCGATCTCCGGCGCCGAGCTCTTCGGCTACGACGACCCCTCGCTCGCCGGCGAATCGACGGCGGTCGAGAAGCTCACGCTGAAGAGCGGCGACCATTTCGCGGTGACCAACCGCCGGGGCGACATCGCGCCGGCAGGTGCCCGCGACATGGGCTTCTTCCGCGAGGACACCCGCTTTCTCTCCTACCTGGAGCTCTCGGTCTCCGGCGGCCCGCCGGTGGTGCTCTCCACGCAGACATCTACGGACTACGTCACCCAGATCGACATGACCGTCACCACCCGTGCGTTCGGCGGCATCTTCCTCGGCGATCCGGTCAACTTCCTCCACCTGCGCCGCGAGCAGCTGGTCCACGAGCAATTCGTCGATCGCTACACCCTCACCAACTTCGTCACCCATCCCATCGACTTCTGGCTCGAGCTCGCCTGGGCCGCGGATTTCGCCGACGTCTTCGAGATCCGCGGCATGCGGCGCGAGGCGCGGGGGCAATATCGCGTCCCGGAGATCCAGGGCGACGCGGTGATCGCCCGCTACCTCGGCCGCGACGGCAGGCGCTACCGGAGCGAGATCACGCTCCGCGGCGGGCCCTCGGAGATCGAGGCGCAGCGGGCGCGCTTCGATCTCCACCTCGAGCCGAACGCCTCCGCGGTGGTCGAGCTCCGCGTCGCCGCGCGCTTCGACGACGAGCCGTCGGTGGAGCACCTTCCCTACGAGGTGCAGGCCGAGTCGGCCCGCGGCGTCTACCGCACGTGGCGACACGCATGCACCTCGATCGAGACCGGCGACGCCTATTTCGACGCGGGGCTCGCGCAGTCGATCGCCGATCTGCGGGCGCTGCAATCCGAGCGCGGGGGCGAGCCGGTGATCGCTGCGGGCATCCCCTGGTACACCTGCCCCTTCGGCCGGGACACGCTCCTCACCGCCTACGAGGCGATGCCGGTGGCGCCGCAGCTCGCCCGCGACGCGCTGGTCTACCTGGCGGCGCACCAGGGCACGAAAATCGATCCCGAGCGGGACGAGGAGCCCGGCAAGATCCTCCACGAGGTTAGGACCGGGGAGATGGCGCGCGCCGGCGAGATCCCCCACACGCCCTATTACGGCACGGTGGACGCCACGCCGCTGTGGCTGATCCTGCTCTCCGAGTACTTCCTCTGGACCGACGACCGCAGCGCCGTGAGCGAGCTCCTACCCGCAGCTGCACGGGCGCTGCAGTGGATCGACGAGTGGGGCGATCCCGACGGCGACGGCTTCGTCGAGTACGAGAAGAAGGGCGCCCGGGGCCTCGACAACCAGGGGTGGAAGGACTCCCGCGACGGCGTGATCTTCGCCGACGGCACCGTCGCCAGGGGGCCGATCGCGCTGGTGGAGGTGCAGGGCTACGTCTTCGATGCCAAGCGCCGGATGGCGCAGCTCTACCGCCGCTTCGGGATTCCGGAGGAGGCCACCCGCCTCGCAGCGGAGGCGCAGGCGATGGCGCAGCGGATCGACGAGCGCTTCTGGATGGAGGAGAAGGGCACGTACGCCGAGGCCCTGGACGGCGAGAAGCGCCAGGTCGACGCCATCACCTCCAACCCCGGCCACCTGCTCTGGTGCAGGGCGGCGGTGCCGGAGCGCGCCCGCCGCGTGGGCGAGGTGCTCCTCGGCAGGGGGATGTTCAGCGGCTGGGGGATCCGGACCCTCGCCAGCGGGCAGCTCGCCTACAACCCGCTCAGCTACCACAACGGAACGGTCTGGCCCCACGACAACGCCCTCTGCGCCATGGGCCTCGCCAACTACGGGATGAACGGCCTCGCGGTGGAGGTGCTCGAGGGGCTCTACCTCGCCAGCCGGCACTTCCGGCACCACCGCCTGCCCGAGCTCTTCTGCGGCCTCGGCCGCAGGCAGGGCGACTTCCCCGTGCACTACCCGGTGGCCTGCTCGCCGCAGGCCTGGTCCTCCGCCGCCTTCTTCCTGCTCCTGCGCGCCTGCCTCGGCCTGCAGCCCGACGCGCCCAGGCGCACACTCCAAATCCAGAACCCGCGGCTGCCGCATTGGCTGGAGGACGTGCACGTCCGCGGCATGCAGATCGGACCGGGCAGGGTGAGCCTGCACTTCACCCGCACCGGTGAGGGCACCTTCGCTGCGGTGAGCGCGATGGAGGGGGAGCCGCTGCGGGTCCGGATCGACCTGGCGATCTGA
- a CDS encoding AAA family ATPase, with the protein MSSPTTFESIADVESRLGQAGYLPSREIATTAFLAERLEKPVLVEGPAGVGKTELALALAQATGRELIRLQCYEGLDESKALYEWEYAKQLLYTQLLKDKIGETLAGTRTMAEAVDRIGTSESVFFSERFLLPRPILRAITSEKPALLLVDEIDKADPEFEAFLLEVLADFAVTVPEIGTFRATNRPRVILTSNAARELSDALKRRCLHLYVDFPDAAREVAIVRSRIPGIQSALAQHVVEVVQKIRKLDLKKAPSIAETLDWARSLALLNAESISPQLLTETLNVLLKYEGDVQRAREQARELVQQG; encoded by the coding sequence ATGTCCAGCCCGACCACCTTCGAGAGCATCGCCGACGTCGAATCCCGCCTGGGGCAGGCCGGCTACCTGCCGTCCCGGGAGATCGCCACCACCGCCTTCCTCGCCGAGCGCCTCGAGAAGCCGGTGCTCGTGGAGGGACCTGCCGGCGTGGGCAAGACCGAGCTGGCGCTGGCCCTGGCGCAGGCCACCGGCCGCGAGCTGATCCGGCTGCAGTGCTACGAGGGGCTGGACGAGAGCAAGGCGCTCTACGAGTGGGAGTACGCCAAGCAGCTCCTCTATACCCAGCTGCTCAAGGACAAGATCGGCGAGACCCTGGCGGGCACCCGGACCATGGCCGAGGCGGTGGATCGGATTGGGACCAGCGAGAGCGTCTTCTTCTCGGAGCGCTTTCTCCTCCCCCGGCCGATCCTCCGGGCGATCACCTCCGAGAAGCCGGCGCTCCTGCTCGTCGACGAGATCGACAAGGCGGACCCGGAGTTCGAGGCCTTCCTCCTCGAGGTCCTTGCCGACTTCGCGGTCACCGTCCCGGAGATCGGCACCTTCCGGGCGACGAACCGGCCCCGGGTGATCCTCACCTCCAACGCGGCCCGGGAGCTCTCCGACGCCCTCAAGCGCCGTTGCCTCCACCTCTACGTCGACTTTCCCGACGCCGCCCGGGAGGTGGCGATCGTGCGGAGCCGGATCCCCGGGATCCAGAGCGCCCTGGCCCAGCACGTGGTCGAGGTGGTCCAGAAGATCCGCAAGCTCGATCTCAAGAAGGCGCCGTCGATCGCCGAGACCCTCGACTGGGCCCGCTCGCTGGCGCTGCTCAACGCCGAGAGCATCTCGCCGCAGCTCCTCACCGAGACGCTGAACGTGCTCCTCAAATACGAGGGCGACGTCCAGCGGGCGCGGGAGCAGGCCCGGGAGCTGGTGCAGCAGGGCTGA